One Natronomonas moolapensis 8.8.11 genomic region harbors:
- a CDS encoding transcription initiation factor IIB, protein MSNTELRTHVEESRTDPTERTDSAEDTTTCPECDARLEADSEHGETVCTECGLVVEEDEIDRGPEWRAFDSAEKDQKSRVGAPTTNMMHDKGLSTNIGWQDKDAYGRQLSTRQRQKMQRLRTWNERFRTRDSKERNLKQALGEIERMASALGLPENVRETASVIYRRALDDNLLPGRSIEGVSTAALYTAARQAGIPRSLDEIERVSRVDRMELTRTYRYIIRELNLEVKPADPESYIPRFVSDLGLSDEVERRARELIEAARGDGLLSGKSPVGLAAAAVYAAALLCNEKVTQNDVSEVADISEVTIRNRYKELLEAGDVVTA, encoded by the coding sequence AAGAGAGCCGAACCGACCCGACCGAACGAACCGACAGCGCCGAGGACACCACGACCTGCCCGGAGTGTGACGCCCGTCTAGAGGCCGATTCGGAGCACGGGGAGACGGTCTGTACCGAATGCGGGCTCGTCGTCGAAGAGGACGAGATCGACCGCGGGCCGGAGTGGCGCGCCTTCGACAGCGCCGAGAAGGATCAAAAGTCCCGCGTCGGCGCCCCCACCACCAACATGATGCACGACAAGGGGCTCTCCACCAACATCGGCTGGCAGGACAAAGACGCCTATGGACGGCAGCTATCGACCCGTCAGCGCCAGAAGATGCAGCGGTTGCGGACCTGGAACGAGCGCTTCCGCACGCGGGACTCCAAGGAGCGCAACCTCAAGCAAGCCCTCGGCGAAATCGAACGGATGGCCTCCGCGCTCGGTCTCCCCGAAAACGTCCGCGAAACCGCCTCCGTCATCTACCGCCGCGCGCTCGACGACAACCTCCTCCCCGGACGCTCCATCGAAGGCGTCTCCACCGCCGCGCTGTACACCGCCGCCAGACAGGCCGGCATCCCGCGCAGCCTCGACGAGATCGAGCGCGTCTCCCGCGTGGATCGGATGGAGTTGACCCGCACGTACCGCTACATCATCCGGGAGTTGAACCTCGAGGTCAAGCCGGCGGACCCGGAGAGCTACATCCCGCGGTTCGTCAGCGACCTCGGTCTCTCCGACGAGGTCGAACGCCGCGCGCGCGAACTCATCGAGGCCGCCCGTGGCGACGGGCTCCTCTCCGGGAAGTCGCCGGTGGGGCTGGCCGCCGCCGCGGTGTATGCCGCCGCGTTGCTCTGCAACGAGAAGGTCACACAAAACGACGTCTCGGAGGTCGCGGACATCTCCGAGGTCACCATCCGCAACCGGTATAAAGAACTGCTCGAGGCGGGCGACGTCGTGACGGCGTAG
- a CDS encoding DUF7836 family putative zinc-binding protein, whose translation METYARLLCPECGKTWEKSPKDLPDPSRTFHCPACHASRRLSEFARTEHDLDTLKGF comes from the coding sequence ATGGAAACGTACGCCAGACTCTTATGCCCCGAGTGCGGCAAGACGTGGGAAAAATCCCCCAAGGACCTCCCCGACCCGAGTCGGACGTTTCACTGCCCCGCGTGTCACGCGAGCCGTCGGCTTTCGGAGTTCGCCCGGACGGAACACGACCTCGATACGCTCAAAGGGTTCTAA
- a CDS encoding DUF420 domain-containing protein, which produces MSTQEWARGRVPELTVLLSAVSLALVFGAVLRMIPAGVLPRSEALLTLVPHLNAAISVAAIGTILSGVRAIRRGDVARHRVRMLASFGLFAAFLLLYLYRVTILGPSDFPGPEAVRTYLYLPFLAVHVSLAVVCVPFVFYALLSAGTHSVSELPGTNHRRAGRIAATLWLVSFSMGLVIYALLYHVY; this is translated from the coding sequence ATGTCGACTCAAGAGTGGGCCCGCGGACGCGTCCCCGAATTGACCGTTCTTCTCTCGGCCGTTTCGCTCGCACTCGTCTTCGGTGCGGTGCTGCGGATGATCCCGGCGGGCGTCCTCCCGCGCTCGGAGGCGCTTTTGACCCTCGTCCCACACCTCAACGCGGCCATCAGCGTCGCCGCGATCGGGACCATCCTCTCTGGGGTTCGGGCCATCAGGCGCGGCGACGTCGCTCGCCACCGGGTCCGGATGCTCGCCAGTTTCGGCCTCTTTGCGGCCTTCCTCCTGTTGTACCTCTACCGCGTCACTATCCTCGGGCCGAGCGACTTCCCCGGCCCCGAGGCCGTCCGGACGTACCTCTATTTGCCGTTTCTCGCCGTCCACGTCTCGCTGGCGGTGGTTTGTGTCCCGTTCGTCTTCTACGCGCTGTTGTCCGCCGGCACGCACTCCGTCTCGGAACTCCCCGGAACGAACCACCGGCGAGCGGGCCGCATCGCCGCGACGCTCTGGCTCGTCTCCTTCTCCATGGGACTCGTCATCTACGCGCTGTTGTACCACGTGTACTGA
- a CDS encoding histidine kinase N-terminal 7TM domain-containing protein, with translation MGLAAFGSMAMAGLVVSHVGAAVLSLGLCVYVGRNHWHQPLGRAFVGMVGMTTIWMVASIARLFATSLDAFVAVSVVKYVGISMLVPSLLVFALLYDGREYLLTNRRLAALLAIPVASLPVVATTQFHELFYTAYETRSLASLSVIAIVEVGPLYWVLLVYIWTIFVVASALLVYAGFRRSRFYRSQLVFVLLGVLAAWVANFAYVFFNWPHAAVDPTPFGLALANALLALGVFSSDLVDISPAARYAVLDAIEDGVVVLDHDDRVVDVNDAARPLMESNGTIGEPVTEVFPQKITGSETGGATTVELTVDSRRRFYRRRRLPIGSKGSKKSVIVLTDVTAETESQQQAEQARRRLRQAIDLIPDPIFAKDLDDEVLLSNEANATLHGMKPAEIEGKRERDIEPEVENIDDFDKYRQRELAAVKTGGPLTSEEELMGPDGKTKVFKTTRIPFETAGDDESAVLGYARDVTDLKEYEQELEATKERLERTNEELETLNRILRHDIGNDAVVIGRLAQKLEQHVDEDGQEHLDNLLDRGEHIAEMTTNLRNLMQAMLDERSELEPVRLDTILEAEIESMSASHENASVTVDGDIPRASVRADRMLSSVFQNLLRNAIQHNDKAVPEVTVAAHDREESVVVEVADNGPGVPDDSKDDIFGKGERGLQSKGTGVGLYLVTKLLDRYGGTVHVRNRVLSNATDNRGVDDDGRLRLAAGAPATEQGEPDGSVFVVELPAVTGENR, from the coding sequence ATGGGACTCGCGGCGTTTGGCTCGATGGCCATGGCTGGACTCGTCGTGAGTCACGTCGGTGCTGCGGTGTTGAGCCTCGGCCTGTGTGTCTACGTCGGCCGCAACCACTGGCACCAGCCACTGGGGCGAGCTTTTGTCGGTATGGTCGGGATGACAACGATTTGGATGGTCGCATCGATTGCCCGCTTGTTCGCTACGAGTCTCGACGCCTTCGTCGCGGTCTCGGTCGTGAAATACGTGGGTATCTCAATGCTCGTCCCGTCGCTACTCGTCTTCGCACTGCTGTACGACGGGAGAGAATACTTGCTAACGAACCGAAGGCTCGCGGCACTGCTTGCCATTCCAGTGGCGTCCTTACCGGTGGTCGCCACGACGCAGTTCCACGAACTGTTCTATACGGCCTATGAGACTCGCTCGCTCGCGTCGCTGTCCGTAATCGCCATCGTCGAGGTGGGACCACTGTACTGGGTGTTACTCGTCTATATTTGGACAATCTTCGTCGTCGCATCAGCCTTACTGGTCTATGCGGGATTCAGACGATCGCGGTTCTATCGTAGCCAACTGGTGTTCGTACTGCTTGGTGTCCTCGCTGCCTGGGTCGCAAACTTCGCATACGTCTTTTTCAACTGGCCCCACGCCGCCGTCGATCCGACACCCTTCGGACTCGCACTGGCGAACGCGCTATTGGCGCTGGGTGTCTTCTCGAGTGACCTTGTCGACATTTCACCGGCGGCCCGATACGCGGTTCTGGACGCCATTGAGGACGGCGTCGTTGTCCTAGACCACGACGACCGCGTCGTGGACGTCAACGACGCTGCCAGACCCCTGATGGAGAGCAACGGCACAATTGGTGAGCCGGTAACCGAGGTGTTCCCGCAGAAAATAACCGGGTCGGAGACAGGCGGCGCGACCACAGTCGAACTCACAGTCGATTCACGACGGCGTTTTTACCGCCGCAGACGGCTGCCGATTGGCTCCAAGGGGTCGAAAAAGAGTGTTATTGTCCTCACAGACGTTACCGCCGAAACAGAGTCTCAACAACAAGCCGAACAAGCCCGCAGGAGACTCCGGCAGGCCATCGATCTCATCCCGGATCCGATCTTTGCGAAAGATCTGGACGACGAAGTGCTGCTCTCGAACGAGGCAAATGCCACGCTACACGGCATGAAGCCGGCGGAAATCGAGGGGAAACGGGAGCGGGACATCGAACCCGAGGTCGAGAATATCGATGACTTCGATAAGTATCGACAGCGCGAACTCGCGGCCGTAAAGACGGGTGGCCCGTTGACATCCGAAGAAGAACTGATGGGGCCTGACGGTAAAACGAAGGTTTTCAAGACGACGCGAATCCCGTTCGAGACTGCTGGCGATGACGAGAGCGCGGTTCTTGGCTACGCTCGTGACGTGACCGATCTCAAGGAATACGAACAGGAACTCGAAGCGACAAAAGAACGACTCGAACGGACAAACGAGGAACTGGAGACGTTGAACCGAATCCTTCGCCACGACATCGGGAACGACGCCGTCGTCATCGGACGACTCGCACAGAAACTCGAGCAACACGTCGATGAAGACGGGCAGGAACATCTGGACAACCTGCTGGATCGGGGTGAGCACATCGCGGAGATGACGACCAATCTGCGGAATCTAATGCAGGCGATGCTGGACGAGCGGAGTGAACTCGAGCCAGTGCGACTCGACACGATTCTCGAAGCCGAAATCGAGAGCATGTCTGCCTCCCACGAGAACGCCAGCGTCACCGTCGACGGTGACATACCACGGGCGAGCGTACGGGCTGACCGGATGCTCTCGTCGGTGTTCCAGAATCTCCTGCGAAACGCAATCCAGCACAACGACAAGGCTGTGCCGGAAGTTACGGTCGCCGCCCACGACCGCGAGGAGTCCGTCGTCGTCGAAGTCGCGGATAACGGTCCCGGCGTCCCCGACGACAGCAAAGACGACATCTTCGGGAAGGGCGAGCGGGGCCTCCAGAGCAAAGGGACCGGCGTCGGCCTGTATCTAGTCACCAAGCTGCTCGACCGGTACGGCGGAACCGTCCACGTCCGGAACAGGGTCTTATCCAATGCCACTGACAACCGAGGGGTAGACGATGATGGGAGACTCCGCCTTGCAGCCGGGGCGCCAGCGACCGAGCAGGGAGAACCCGACGGGTCGGTGTTCGTCGTGGAGTTGCCGGCCGTGACGGGTGAGAACCGATGA
- a CDS encoding bacterio-opsin activator domain-containing protein — MSEREHTHVLLTDDDRQWAELLAEDIADAASECEVTLATSAEDALEKLSQSEFDCVVADYRMPGADGLELLDQIRDTDSRLPFLLVTSQGTEDVAARAIEAGVDDYVIKQFGSQQATQFVSKIRTAVDQYRLQQALEESEQRYRTVTEESHDAVVVLDGLRLAFCNDRATELLERDRDELRGEDVVEAAVHREDRARLREQLNRWEDGETKPRLEEARIVRPDGTVRNCECSGRPITVDGQQRLLVSLRDVTERNRRERELQWERELNRTVQQVLVDSETREELERQIVQQLREHGYPLAWICEQADGELLPRVVRGDRRYVDTVEKAIQDGGRTSEPASRAAATGEAQFCQDIEEVPACEWRETAQTYSYRSCAAVPLAYNDVLYGVLAVYHDHSGRFDDTEQRLLGELGDTVALAIHTLETQSALSSDRVFEAKLQIRGSYYLVDLARSGGFRDCEGITVQGTVPLEDDSVVQYLSLQIGEADVVRDRLESHAAVEDVVVVDGGSPARLQVTVTEPVPEAMLAKRGRVVQSTDVEGTCATITVEVPAREEVRVLVDHLETTFGAVSVSAIRERTDERRVDRRPVVETGLLTDKQRAALKAAYFNGYFEQPRRASATEVAESLGVSHSTFLRHLRTAQQKTFGVQFD; from the coding sequence ATGAGCGAGAGAGAACACACACACGTCCTGCTAACCGACGACGACAGACAGTGGGCCGAGTTGCTGGCCGAGGACATCGCTGATGCAGCCAGCGAGTGCGAAGTCACACTGGCGACGAGCGCTGAGGACGCTCTCGAGAAATTAAGCCAGAGCGAATTCGATTGTGTCGTGGCGGACTATCGAATGCCCGGCGCAGACGGCCTTGAGTTACTCGACCAGATCCGCGACACTGACTCTCGACTTCCTTTCCTGCTGGTGACGAGCCAGGGGACCGAAGACGTTGCTGCCCGTGCCATTGAGGCGGGCGTGGACGACTACGTCATCAAGCAGTTCGGCTCCCAGCAGGCCACCCAGTTCGTCAGCAAGATACGAACGGCAGTCGATCAGTATCGACTCCAGCAGGCACTCGAGGAGAGCGAACAGCGCTACCGTACCGTCACCGAAGAAAGTCACGACGCGGTCGTCGTTCTGGACGGGCTCCGACTGGCATTTTGCAACGACCGGGCCACAGAACTGCTCGAGAGGGACCGAGATGAGCTACGGGGCGAGGATGTGGTCGAGGCGGCAGTCCACCGCGAGGACCGGGCACGACTCCGTGAGCAACTCAACCGCTGGGAGGACGGTGAGACCAAACCACGGTTGGAGGAGGCCCGCATCGTCCGCCCCGACGGGACTGTCAGAAACTGTGAGTGTAGTGGCCGGCCGATAACCGTCGACGGCCAGCAGCGCTTGCTAGTATCGTTGCGCGACGTGACCGAACGGAACCGCCGGGAGCGGGAACTCCAGTGGGAACGGGAACTCAATCGGACAGTCCAGCAGGTGCTGGTCGACTCAGAGACGAGAGAGGAACTCGAGCGTCAAATCGTCCAACAATTACGCGAACACGGCTATCCCCTCGCTTGGATCTGTGAGCAGGCAGACGGCGAGTTACTCCCGCGAGTCGTGCGTGGCGATCGACGGTACGTCGACACGGTGGAGAAAGCTATTCAGGACGGGGGGCGAACCAGCGAGCCGGCGAGTAGGGCAGCCGCGACTGGCGAGGCGCAGTTCTGTCAGGACATCGAAGAGGTACCGGCCTGTGAGTGGCGCGAGACTGCCCAGACCTACAGTTATCGGAGCTGTGCCGCAGTTCCCCTCGCGTACAACGACGTTCTCTATGGCGTGTTGGCAGTCTATCACGACCACTCCGGTCGGTTCGACGACACCGAACAGCGCCTCTTGGGCGAACTCGGTGACACGGTCGCTCTCGCAATTCACACACTGGAAACCCAGAGTGCGCTGTCGTCGGACCGCGTCTTCGAAGCCAAACTACAGATACGCGGCAGTTACTATCTCGTCGACCTCGCCAGAAGCGGGGGCTTTCGTGACTGTGAGGGGATCACCGTCCAAGGGACAGTACCCCTGGAGGACGATAGCGTCGTCCAGTATCTCTCACTCCAGATAGGGGAAGCCGACGTAGTCCGGGACAGGCTCGAAAGCCACGCCGCGGTCGAGGACGTGGTCGTCGTCGACGGCGGGAGTCCTGCCCGTCTCCAGGTGACCGTCACCGAACCGGTTCCCGAAGCGATGCTAGCCAAGCGGGGACGGGTCGTCCAGTCGACGGATGTGGAGGGTACCTGTGCGACCATCACCGTTGAAGTCCCCGCCAGAGAGGAGGTTCGCGTACTCGTCGACCATCTCGAAACCACTTTCGGGGCCGTCTCCGTCAGTGCCATCAGAGAACGGACGGACGAGCGGCGAGTGGACCGTCGTCCGGTCGTCGAGACGGGATTGCTGACCGACAAGCAACGCGCCGCGCTCAAAGCCGCCTACTTCAACGGGTACTTCGAACAGCCACGCCGAGCCTCTGCGACCGAGGTGGCCGAGTCACTGGGCGTTTCTCACTCGACGTTTTTGCGCCACCTTCGGACTGCCCAGCAGAAGACGTTCGGTGTGCAGTTCGACTAG
- the hepT gene encoding type VII toxin-antitoxin system HepT family RNase toxin: MTLSDDDIERIVSAVETMEASLAVLAGKQSLSRKEFTTDRAARDIVERRFVKLTEAALDIARTLVSQKRGAQPDSNPAVMVALGHMDVLDDATTEKMTQAARFRNVLAHTYGNAIKHDDGYDALQELDRYRDFLFAVREYLDDSGVLE; encoded by the coding sequence ATGACTCTCTCCGACGACGACATCGAACGCATCGTCAGCGCTGTCGAAACGATGGAGGCGAGTCTGGCGGTGCTTGCTGGCAAACAATCGTTGTCTCGTAAAGAGTTCACGACCGACCGAGCGGCGCGGGATATCGTCGAGCGCCGGTTCGTCAAGTTGACCGAGGCGGCGCTCGACATCGCACGGACGCTCGTCAGCCAGAAACGTGGGGCACAACCAGATAGCAACCCGGCAGTGATGGTTGCACTGGGGCATATGGACGTGCTTGATGACGCGACCACAGAGAAGATGACCCAAGCAGCGCGCTTCCGGAACGTTCTCGCACATACCTACGGGAACGCGATCAAGCACGACGATGGCTACGACGCGTTACAGGAGCTTGACCGGTATCGAGACTTTCTCTTTGCTGTACGCGAATATCTCGATGACAGTGGGGTACTGGAGTGA
- the mntA gene encoding type VII toxin-antitoxin system MntA family adenylyltransferase antitoxin, which translates to MANSTADGDDIDWLETVESVLAAHPVSVGIVFGSRARGESHDYSDFDVAIAFEDCQPGESGHLDARLGLGADLALALGTDDIDVVDLRSAPPALLRAIFRDGKLVVGTDEAASHLRETLLDDATEDRRSPAERFDDALASIDDHLA; encoded by the coding sequence ATGGCGAATTCGACCGCGGACGGAGACGACATTGACTGGCTTGAGACCGTCGAGTCAGTGCTTGCTGCTCATCCCGTTTCGGTCGGAATCGTGTTTGGTTCTCGGGCTCGCGGTGAGAGCCACGACTACAGTGATTTCGACGTTGCGATTGCCTTCGAGGACTGTCAACCGGGCGAGTCCGGACATCTGGACGCACGTCTCGGCCTGGGTGCTGACCTGGCACTCGCACTCGGAACCGACGATATCGACGTAGTCGACCTTCGTTCGGCACCGCCGGCGCTCCTCCGTGCGATATTCCGCGACGGGAAGCTCGTCGTCGGTACCGACGAAGCGGCCAGTCATCTCCGCGAAACACTGCTGGACGACGCGACCGAAGACCGCCGGTCGCCGGCAGAGCGGTTCGACGACGCTCTCGCGTCTATTGACGACCACCTCGCATGA